The sequence CGTATCGATTCTCAGCTTGTCGATAGGCTTGTTTGTGGTGCTGTGGATCATGCAATTCGTTGGGCACAAAATTGAGGGAAAAAAGCCTTCTTTTTTCGATGACATCCAATTCCTTCTCATTGGCCCTATTTGGGTCTTCAGGCAAAAATAAGCCCCTTCAGTTAGGGGCTTAAGTGTTGTTATTAGACATCTTATTCACGAATGGTGGCTAGAATAAGCTGCCATTCATTGAAAGGTGGACAAAGATACTAGCGGCATAACCAATGGCGATCACCGGCATCCATTTGAGATGGCCGAAGAAGGTGTATTTACCATGCGCAGCCCCCATAAGTGCCACACCTGCGGCTGAACCAACAGACAGCAAACTGCCCCCAACACCTGCGGTAAGCGTGACCAATAACCAGTTACCCATAGAGAGTTCTGGATTCATGGTAAGTACGGCAAACATCACTGGGATGTTGTCGACGATAGCAGACAAAATACCCACCATCACATTGGCCCAAATAGGATCCCATTGGGTGTACATGATCTCCGAGACGACGCTTAAATAGCCCAGTAGGCTTAGGCCGCCTACACACATCACTACCCCGTAGAAGAACAGTAAAGTATCCCATTCTGCGTGGGAGACACGCCTAAATACGTCGAATGGCACGATTGAGCCGAGGCGTTTAAGCGCCGTTTCGTCGTTATTGGCAATAGCGACAGCTTTTTTCTTCGCGATAGAGCGAGGAAGCGTTTTGCGAAGGAAGAAACCAAAGAATTGCAAATAGGCAAGCCCCATCATCATCCCCATCACGGGAGGGAAGTGGAAGACTGCGTGGAACGCTACAGCGGTTGCAATGGTTAGGATAAACAGACCAACAATCCGAAACGCGCCGCGCTTGAGCTCGACATGAGCATGTACGGCATCGGGTTGGGTTTTAGGGACAAACAGCGACATGATTAGCGCAGGCACAATGTAGTTCACCACGGAAGGCACAAACAGTGGCATGAACTCAGAGAATGACACATGACCCGCTTGCCAGACCATTAAAGTGGTGATGTCACCGAAAGGACTGAATGCCCCGCCGGCGTTCGCTGCCATAACGATGTTAATACAGGCAATGTTGACAAACTTAAGGTTGCTGCCGCCCACTTTAAGTACCACAGCGCACATCAAAAGTGCGGTGGTGAGGTTGTCGGCAATCGGCGAAATGAAGAAAGACAGAATACCGGTTAGCCAAAATAGCGTGCGAAAATCAAACCCTTTGCCCACCATCCAAGACTGCAACGCATCGAACAGACGCCGCTCTTCCATCGCCGATATATAGGTCATGGCGACAAGCAGAAACAGTAGCAACTCAGCGTATTCCAGCAGGTTGTGCTCCAGAGCGGATTTGGCGATTTCGAG is a genomic window of Vibrio sp. CB1-14 containing:
- the nhaD gene encoding sodium:proton antiporter NhaD is translated as MKKISRWPTFLLPLLFATSSFASPSASSDAFNFTQSTVGYASLLIFGIAYTLVMMEEYLKLRKSKPVLLAAGLIWILIGFVYKDIGQLEIAKSALEHNLLEYAELLLFLLVAMTYISAMEERRLFDALQSWMVGKGFDFRTLFWLTGILSFFISPIADNLTTALLMCAVVLKVGGSNLKFVNIACINIVMAANAGGAFSPFGDITTLMVWQAGHVSFSEFMPLFVPSVVNYIVPALIMSLFVPKTQPDAVHAHVELKRGAFRIVGLFILTIATAVAFHAVFHFPPVMGMMMGLAYLQFFGFFLRKTLPRSIAKKKAVAIANNDETALKRLGSIVPFDVFRRVSHAEWDTLLFFYGVVMCVGGLSLLGYLSVVSEIMYTQWDPIWANVMVGILSAIVDNIPVMFAVLTMNPELSMGNWLLVTLTAGVGGSLLSVGSAAGVALMGAAHGKYTFFGHLKWMPVIAIGYAASIFVHLSMNGSLF